Part of the Candidatus Aminicenantes bacterium genome is shown below.
CTTCGCGTTGCTGATGGTTTCCCTGGGCGCCTATTTTTTCGAAATCAGCGAAAGCGTTTGATCGGCTCCCGGAGCCGATCGTATTGCAATATTCATTTTATTGGTTTAGATTCAGCCTAATGACAAACAAAAGCAACAAATACATAAAAACATGCTCCGCCATCATCTGCCTGCTTGTCCTGGCTTCGTTGCTGCTCCCGGCCGAGATCCTGACCTACCGCGAGGTCGAGGGCGACTTGACGGTGACCCACACCCTGGTCATCACCCCAGCCGCCCCGGGCTACGCCATTGAGCTAACGAGCCTGGGCAGCAACGGCCGCACCGTCCGTCAGACATTCCGCACCGCGGCCGACATTTCCACCCTGGCCTGGACCTTCAGCGACCCGGCGCGGCAGATGGAGCTGGCCGCCACGGTGCGGGGCGATGAGATCGTCCTCTCGGGAAGTTTTCGCGGCCAAAAGGTGGACAAACGATTTTCGGCCGGCGGCGCCCCCTGGAACCAGCTCTTCCAGATGGGGCTGGTGCCGTTCGTTCTGGGCGGCGAAGAGAAGAGCCAGTTCCGCTCCATCGGCACCCAGGGGCCGGGCGAGCTGAAGATCGGCAAGTTCACGATGACGCGCCAGGATGGGGAAAAGATCCTCCTGGCCGGGAAGGAAATCGAAGCGGTCCATGTGCGCATATCGCTGAGCGGGCTGCTTTCCATTTTCTGGCACGGCGACTACTGGTTCCGTTCGGGCGACGGCCGCTTTTTGCGCTACCGGGGCAAGAACCGCCCGGGCGGCTCGGTGGCCGTTTCGGAATTGATTCAGGAGAAAGCAGATGAGGGCAAATAAAAAGAAGTGGCGGCTCTGCCTGAAGCTGGCTGTCTTCGCTGTCGGGCTGGCCGTTTGCGGCGGTTTCGCCCCGGGCGCCGATTTCGAGGTGGTCACCTCGCTGCCCGCGGAAACGACGATCGCCGGCGCCGGCACCCGCGCCGCCGCCCTTGTTTGGCCGGAGATGATCGCCGGGGCCAAATCCTCAATCGATATCGCCGAGTTCTACCTGGCCGGGGAAAAGGGCGAGGCGCTCGAAGCGGCGATCGAGGCCGTCCTGGCCGCCGGCCGCCGCGGCGTGCCGGTGCGCATCCTATGCGAGAAAAGCATGGCCGCCACCTACCCGGAGACCTTGGCCCGCTTCGGCGGCCAGCCGGGGATCGCTATCCGCTTGTTCGACTGGAAGCCGCTGAGCGAGGGAGTGCTGCACGCCAAGTATTTCATCATCGACAACAAGGAAGCCTATGTCGGCAGCCAGAATTTCGACTGGCGCTCGCTGACCCAAATTCACGAGACCGGCTTGCGCATCCGCGGCTCCCTTTTCGCCGCGGCGCTGGAGCGCATTTTCGCGGCCGATTGGCAGTACAGCGGCGGCGATAAAACCGTTTATCAAAAAATGGCCTCCGGGCCCCCCCTGCGCTTTGCACCGGACGCCTTCCTGGTGGCCAGCCCGTCGCCATTCAATCCACCCGGGGTGCGCAGCGCCCTGGAAACGCTGCTCCAGTTGCTGGACAAAGCGCAAAAGCGGGTCACTGTCCAGCTCCTCACCTACAGCCTGGAAGGGAGGAAGGAGGGCGAGCATTTCGTTCTCATCGACCAGGCGCTGCGCCGGGCGGCCGGCCGCGGCGTGAACGTGCGTTTGCTGGTCTCCGACT
Proteins encoded:
- a CDS encoding phospholipase D-like domain-containing protein; protein product: MRANKKKWRLCLKLAVFAVGLAVCGGFAPGADFEVVTSLPAETTIAGAGTRAAALVWPEMIAGAKSSIDIAEFYLAGEKGEALEAAIEAVLAAGRRGVPVRILCEKSMAATYPETLARFGGQPGIAIRLFDWKPLSEGVLHAKYFIIDNKEAYVGSQNFDWRSLTQIHETGLRIRGSLFAAALERIFAADWQYSGGDKTVYQKMASGPPLRFAPDAFLVASPSPFNPPGVRSALETLLQLLDKAQKRVTVQLLTYSLEGRKEGEHFVLIDQALRRAAGRGVNVRLLVSDWNLRRVQLDGLRELARVPNIEVRFAVIPQARRGFIPFARVIHSKVMRIDDDLCWVGTSNWGYDYFFRSRNVEVVLNRPAVARILDELFLSLWTGPYVQRLDPDKEYAPPRID